The following proteins are encoded in a genomic region of Astatotilapia calliptera chromosome 22, fAstCal1.2, whole genome shotgun sequence:
- the LOC113014589 gene encoding ubiquitin carboxyl-terminal hydrolase 29-like isoform X1 produces the protein MEDEDSREQKKQLNFCKAEEILAAITSSPKMFKLLFHRKKSHKQNVAEKEIPSTSHQSIPDACVAENGQKKKRKWRHLCCSSQTDSDAEAESNTVKTQKKCRWFLFKFWKKLHKQNVAEKEIPSTSHQSSVACGGKKIESQTGTIDCFGFPNIGNTCYMNSCLQSLLNIEEFIRDIRRQGVLWSTDPEAQLLRRLIDVRDCHESTDYGLKDHHLRAFKKAFSSQAPEYTGSAQKDAHEFLTLFLDEVKRLTPHLERNAALLGQSYSCPVEDHHIFKMENMRTCKSCGHQSSQQEEFTSLSLDLVPEGSIINMLETYLKEQEIEFRCDCGGTASELKSSFDTLPRVLILHLKRFGFTQTYKIKKVDDPVRLQRDLVVPSNQGGGCYSLCSIISHYGGTESGHYICSSVHPEESQHSTSDRWLTYNDAQVLHTTGSAVCEEQQQSAYILFYKRNF, from the exons ATGGAGGATGAAGACAGCAGAGAGCAAAAGAAACAG TTGAACTTTTGCAAAGCTGAGGAGATTTTGGCTGCGATCACATCAAGTCCAAAGATGTTTAAACTTCTTTTTCACAGAAAG aaatcacacaaacaaaacgtgGCAGAGAAGGAAATTCCTTCTACGTCTCATCAGAG CATCCCGGATGCTTGTGTTGCTGAAAATggtcaaaagaagaagagaaaatggagACACCTCTGCTGTTCCTCG CAAACTGACAGCGATGCAGAGGCAGAGAGCAACACTGTGAAGACACAAAAAAAGTGTCGctggtttctttttaaattctggAAG aaattacacaaacaaaacGTGGCAGAGAAGGAAATTCCTTCTACGTCTCATCAGAG CAGTGTAGCATGCGgtgggaaaaaaatagaaagtcaAACTGGGACTATAGACTGCTTCGG GTTTCCAAACATCGGAAACACCTGCTACATGAACTCCTGCCTGCAGAGCCTCCTCAACATTGAGGAGTTCATAAGAGACATCAGGCGTCAGGGGGTTTTGTGGAGCACAGATCCAGAAGCTCAGCTCTTAAG AAGGCTTATTGATGTCAGGGACTGTCACGAGTCAACAGATTATGGCCTTAAAGATCACCACCTAAGAGCTTTTAAGAAGGCATTCAGCAGTCAAGCTCCTGAATACACCGGCAGTGCACAGAAA gACGCTCATGAATTCCTAACATTATTCCTCGATGAGGTCAAAAGGCTCACACCTCACCTGGAGAGGAACGCAGCTCTCCTGGGCCAAAGTTATAGCTGCCCAGTAGAAGaccatcacatttttaaaatggaaaacatgAGGACATGCAAGAG CTGCGGTCACCAATCATCACAGCAAGAGGAATTCACCAGCTTGTCTCTAGACCTTGTTCCAGAGGGGTCTATTATAAACATGTTAGAGACATACTTGAAG GAACAAGAAATAGAATTTCGCTGTGATTGTGGAGGGACGGCCTCAGAACTGAAGTCGTCTTTTGATACACTGCCAAG AGTTCTGATCTTGCATCTGAAGAGGTTTGGCTTTACACAAACCTACAAGATTAAGAAGGTGGATGACCCCGTCAGGCTGCAGAGGGACTTGGTGGTGCCATCCAATCAG GGTGGTGGCTGTTATAGTCTTTGCAGCATCATCAGTCATTATGGAGGCACAGAGTCAG GACACTACATCTGTAGTTCTGTCCATCCTGAGGAGAGTCAGCACTCTACATCAGATCGCTGGCTCACCTATAATGACGCACAGGTGCTCCACACAACTGGATCTGCAGTTTGTGAGGAACAGCAGCAGTCGGCCTACATCCTGTTTTACAAGAGAAAC ttctga
- the LOC113014589 gene encoding ubiquitin carboxyl-terminal hydrolase 29-like isoform X2 has product MEDEDSREQKKQLNFCKAEEILAAITSSPKMFKLLFHRKKSHKQNVAEKEIPSTSHQSIPDACVAENGQKKKRKWRHLCCSSQTDSDAEAESNTVKTQKKCRWFLFKFWKKLHKQNVAEKEIPSTSHQSVACGGKKIESQTGTIDCFGFPNIGNTCYMNSCLQSLLNIEEFIRDIRRQGVLWSTDPEAQLLRRLIDVRDCHESTDYGLKDHHLRAFKKAFSSQAPEYTGSAQKDAHEFLTLFLDEVKRLTPHLERNAALLGQSYSCPVEDHHIFKMENMRTCKSCGHQSSQQEEFTSLSLDLVPEGSIINMLETYLKEQEIEFRCDCGGTASELKSSFDTLPRVLILHLKRFGFTQTYKIKKVDDPVRLQRDLVVPSNQGGGCYSLCSIISHYGGTESGHYICSSVHPEESQHSTSDRWLTYNDAQVLHTTGSAVCEEQQQSAYILFYKRNF; this is encoded by the exons ATGGAGGATGAAGACAGCAGAGAGCAAAAGAAACAG TTGAACTTTTGCAAAGCTGAGGAGATTTTGGCTGCGATCACATCAAGTCCAAAGATGTTTAAACTTCTTTTTCACAGAAAG aaatcacacaaacaaaacgtgGCAGAGAAGGAAATTCCTTCTACGTCTCATCAGAG CATCCCGGATGCTTGTGTTGCTGAAAATggtcaaaagaagaagagaaaatggagACACCTCTGCTGTTCCTCG CAAACTGACAGCGATGCAGAGGCAGAGAGCAACACTGTGAAGACACAAAAAAAGTGTCGctggtttctttttaaattctggAAG aaattacacaaacaaaacGTGGCAGAGAAGGAAATTCCTTCTACGTCTCATCAGAG TGTAGCATGCGgtgggaaaaaaatagaaagtcaAACTGGGACTATAGACTGCTTCGG GTTTCCAAACATCGGAAACACCTGCTACATGAACTCCTGCCTGCAGAGCCTCCTCAACATTGAGGAGTTCATAAGAGACATCAGGCGTCAGGGGGTTTTGTGGAGCACAGATCCAGAAGCTCAGCTCTTAAG AAGGCTTATTGATGTCAGGGACTGTCACGAGTCAACAGATTATGGCCTTAAAGATCACCACCTAAGAGCTTTTAAGAAGGCATTCAGCAGTCAAGCTCCTGAATACACCGGCAGTGCACAGAAA gACGCTCATGAATTCCTAACATTATTCCTCGATGAGGTCAAAAGGCTCACACCTCACCTGGAGAGGAACGCAGCTCTCCTGGGCCAAAGTTATAGCTGCCCAGTAGAAGaccatcacatttttaaaatggaaaacatgAGGACATGCAAGAG CTGCGGTCACCAATCATCACAGCAAGAGGAATTCACCAGCTTGTCTCTAGACCTTGTTCCAGAGGGGTCTATTATAAACATGTTAGAGACATACTTGAAG GAACAAGAAATAGAATTTCGCTGTGATTGTGGAGGGACGGCCTCAGAACTGAAGTCGTCTTTTGATACACTGCCAAG AGTTCTGATCTTGCATCTGAAGAGGTTTGGCTTTACACAAACCTACAAGATTAAGAAGGTGGATGACCCCGTCAGGCTGCAGAGGGACTTGGTGGTGCCATCCAATCAG GGTGGTGGCTGTTATAGTCTTTGCAGCATCATCAGTCATTATGGAGGCACAGAGTCAG GACACTACATCTGTAGTTCTGTCCATCCTGAGGAGAGTCAGCACTCTACATCAGATCGCTGGCTCACCTATAATGACGCACAGGTGCTCCACACAACTGGATCTGCAGTTTGTGAGGAACAGCAGCAGTCGGCCTACATCCTGTTTTACAAGAGAAAC ttctga
- the LOC113014589 gene encoding ubiquitin carboxyl-terminal hydrolase 37-like isoform X3 — MEDEDSREQKKQLNFCKAEEILAAITSSPKMFKLLFHRKKSHKQNVAEKEIPSTSHQSVACGGKKIESQTGTIDCFGFPNIGNTCYMNSCLQSLLNIEEFIRDIRRQGVLWSTDPEAQLLRRLIDVRDCHESTDYGLKDHHLRAFKKAFSSQAPEYTGSAQKDAHEFLTLFLDEVKRLTPHLERNAALLGQSYSCPVEDHHIFKMENMRTCKSCGHQSSQQEEFTSLSLDLVPEGSIINMLETYLKEQEIEFRCDCGGTASELKSSFDTLPRVLILHLKRFGFTQTYKIKKVDDPVRLQRDLVVPSNQGGGCYSLCSIISHYGGTESGHYICSSVHPEESQHSTSDRWLTYNDAQVLHTTGSAVCEEQQQSAYILFYKRNF; from the exons ATGGAGGATGAAGACAGCAGAGAGCAAAAGAAACAG TTGAACTTTTGCAAAGCTGAGGAGATTTTGGCTGCGATCACATCAAGTCCAAAGATGTTTAAACTTCTTTTTCACAGAAAG aaatcacacaaacaaaacgtgGCAGAGAAGGAAATTCCTTCTACGTCTCATCAGAG TGTAGCATGCGgtgggaaaaaaatagaaagtcaAACTGGGACTATAGACTGCTTCGG GTTTCCAAACATCGGAAACACCTGCTACATGAACTCCTGCCTGCAGAGCCTCCTCAACATTGAGGAGTTCATAAGAGACATCAGGCGTCAGGGGGTTTTGTGGAGCACAGATCCAGAAGCTCAGCTCTTAAG AAGGCTTATTGATGTCAGGGACTGTCACGAGTCAACAGATTATGGCCTTAAAGATCACCACCTAAGAGCTTTTAAGAAGGCATTCAGCAGTCAAGCTCCTGAATACACCGGCAGTGCACAGAAA gACGCTCATGAATTCCTAACATTATTCCTCGATGAGGTCAAAAGGCTCACACCTCACCTGGAGAGGAACGCAGCTCTCCTGGGCCAAAGTTATAGCTGCCCAGTAGAAGaccatcacatttttaaaatggaaaacatgAGGACATGCAAGAG CTGCGGTCACCAATCATCACAGCAAGAGGAATTCACCAGCTTGTCTCTAGACCTTGTTCCAGAGGGGTCTATTATAAACATGTTAGAGACATACTTGAAG GAACAAGAAATAGAATTTCGCTGTGATTGTGGAGGGACGGCCTCAGAACTGAAGTCGTCTTTTGATACACTGCCAAG AGTTCTGATCTTGCATCTGAAGAGGTTTGGCTTTACACAAACCTACAAGATTAAGAAGGTGGATGACCCCGTCAGGCTGCAGAGGGACTTGGTGGTGCCATCCAATCAG GGTGGTGGCTGTTATAGTCTTTGCAGCATCATCAGTCATTATGGAGGCACAGAGTCAG GACACTACATCTGTAGTTCTGTCCATCCTGAGGAGAGTCAGCACTCTACATCAGATCGCTGGCTCACCTATAATGACGCACAGGTGCTCCACACAACTGGATCTGCAGTTTGTGAGGAACAGCAGCAGTCGGCCTACATCCTGTTTTACAAGAGAAAC ttctga